TGTGTACGCTGTACTTCAGAAATAGGTGACGCAGCGTTGTGGGTAACTGGCACTATCACAATAGGCAAGAAATGTGAATCAAAACCATAaatcatcagaaaaaaaaaacaaaacaaaaaacacaaagTCAATAAAGATGGCCTCTGTTTCAGAGAGGAGATATAGTTGGTAGCACATAGCagtgaagaaagaaaagtaacagGGAAATCATCACTTTGATTCCCATCATGACGCAAGAATGCAGTCATCGGTTGGTGCTGGCCCGATAACTTTCAAATTGCACTACACTGAAGCCTTCCGCTGTGGAACTATcagcacaagaaaaagaaaaaaaaaacattgtggtGCACTCCCGGTGCTACATGAGCCCTTCGCTTCTAAAGAACAGCTGCTGTGAGAGTAAGGCTGTAGTGCGCCATGTATTGCACGAAGATGTTCTTTTCTGACGAAGCTGTTGGTTCTAGACAGCCGAGTGGGCGTCAGGATGGCCCAGCTCCATATGTATCGGCAGCTCTGAGCACCATGACCACGTCGTCCAGCCAGTAGTAGGCCTGTTCGAGGTCGCCTTCGCAGAGGTAGGGAAGCCGGGTCCATGACTCTAAGGTGAAACCAGCGGGCACCATGACGTCCTTGTAAAGCGACTGGACCTGTTGCTCCAGCGTCGAGCCGCGCACGTTCAGAGTCTCTAGCGGCTCGGCGCCACGCTTGCCCGACTCGACGTACTGCGACAGCGGCAGCACGAGCGCCAGCACCAGCCTGCCCGAGGGTTTTGTGAGCCGAGCCTCGAGCGTGCGCAGCAGTGCCAGCGGCGCCTCGCAGCGGTCCAGCACGTTCAGGCAGCAGACCACGTCGTACAGTTGCTGGTCCCCGTCGTCGTCTCCATCGGCAGGCCTGAGCGACGCGGCGTCCAACACTCGGAAGCCACGCCGACCCAGCACACGTCGCATGGAAGGCGACTTCTCGGTCACGTCTACCTGGCCAAACAGGGGCGCTATGGCTGCCGTCACGTTGCCGTCGCCCGCTCCCACGTCCAGTAGCGAGCTGAAGAACGGCAGATTCAGCGAATCAGCGTCTAGGCGCAGAAGCCGCAGGAACTGGCTCATTGAGAAGACAAACATTGAGCCGCGCCCGAGGAACCTGCGAGCAGAGCAAGGCGGTGTTCAGGACCACGTGCCAGGCAGAGAGGAAATGTTTCGATCGGCGATAAGATTTTAGTGCATTAGGCAGAAACATCAGTGCGACTCTTATATCGATAACTTCCATGAAAATAGTCGAGCCGTTGTAGCGACATATGAAAAACGCCAGGAGATACCGTCTCTACCCCTCGACATGAAAAAAATATCTCTCCATTAAATGcgcaaaaattttttaaaaattatacTGGCTCATGTCATAATGCATCATCGCAGAGAAGCGAAGATGCGCCACCTTTACTAAGGACGGCCATAAAGTGCCGTAGTTCAACACAGTTTTTGCTATTTATATTAAATAACATCTTCCTATAGTAAGACTGCGTGCTTCGTTTGTAAACGAGAGCACAAGTTCTTGCATGAATAAAGTGTCAATGCACACTCCTGTTTATTTTTTTGACCCTCCCTTCTCCCCCATTATTTTATATACTTGTGCAATGATTGCAAAGTTGCCGTTTCACCATCATAGTGCGAAGTATCCAGATCATTCATGACTAATGAACGGGTGTCTAGACACTAAGAATACTATTTTTCAATTTCATTTTAACATaccatccgtccatccattcatccaaAATGAGGCCTACATTCCGCGTCAGAGTTGCGACCGAGCATCCAAGTTTCTCAATAATGTCGGCTAAATGGCGTTAAGTGAGCGCACAAACACCCCAAGTAACCTTCAAATGTATCATCGCGTATAGCGCAGTTAGTCTTTCTCCCAGCATATATACAGCCTTTCTCCCAGCAAATATGTTAACAACAGCCTTTGTTTGTGGTAACAGTCGGCTACTTCTAGCCCAATTTCCCAGTGGGTTATAACGTTAAAACAAAACGAGGCTAGGACAAAACATGGAAGAAAGGCATTTTTGGGCTCTGAATTTAATATATCCACACACATCGAGATATACATTTGTAGGCACAAGTGCCACTAAAATGTTTCTCGACCCATAGTTCGTGCTTATGTGTTAAATAGGCACGATAAGGatcgtaaggaaaaaaaaaaaacaggcatttTGCCTAATGTTCCGGTCTATAAGACACACCCAGAACTAGAACTTGAACATCCGCGATGTTCTTTCCGGAGCGTGGCGTAGGAAAAAGCTCTAAACCAAAtgttacaatcaatcaatcaatcaatcaatcaatcaatcaatcaatcaatcaatcaatcaatcaatcaatcaatcaatcaatcaatcaatcaatcaatcaatcaatcaatcaatttttatttCAATCTGAAAGACACTTCGTGGATACAGACAAAAAACCATCTATCAGGCTTGACAGGGTCTGCACCCTCGAGTATTGGCAGACTAGGCGCGTTATAAGTACAGCACTTGAACAGAAATAAACCGAAGGGTGTACAGAAGTCAGGTACATTAATTGAAAGGTCCTAAATCAGTTACTAATGCCATAAATATtagtaaaagaagaaagcataATAACAAGTCATCATGCAAAAAACGCTTGCTGACAGAAACAGGTTCACATGCGTACATGAATACCACATGAAATTGCACATCGTGTTGTGAAGGAAAAACACTGAGAAAATAGGAGCATCACAGAaaagcaaataaaacaaataGGTGTGTTATTGTGTTATATTTGGAGCTCTGAATTATTAAGCAGCACATGTATCTGATATTTTAAGATCTGAGTGTCGTAGTTTGTACGCGTCTAGACACCTTCCAGAGCTTACGCATCCCGAGTGTACCGACATGCTCAGTCTGGCTTAGCGCGGAAAATTCAGTAAGAAATGAATTGTAATTTTTCAATTCCAAATTATAGCGTTTATTAAACGCTGTATGGTAGAGTTTATTTACTGGTAGTATATTTAGACCCTTAAAGATTGGTTTCGTGAGTGCGTCGTATGCAGCATTAACGATGTTGCGAAGGGCTTTCTTGTGAAATTTCTGTAGTTTCTGAGAGCTAGTTTTTGATCTCATGCCCCAGACCAAGTAGCGCAGTACGATAATTAAAAGAAAAACAGGCATTTGTAAGTGAACAATGTTGTATCCCGAGGCAGGATGTAGCGATATTTGCACAAGACCCCTACAGTTTCTGTAATTTGCTGTCGACGATGATGAAAGTACGACGTGAGAAGTGTTGGGGAAAGTACCTCTAAAGCAATAAGATCCCAGTTTCTCAAGTAAGGAGCAGTGATTAATTGAGTCTTAGAGTAATGCCTTAGAGTAATCAGTGAATATGCCTAGTGTACACAGCCGATTTTCAAAAGACTGCAAGATGTGTTCTTTTTGGCTCAGAAATACCATTTCGGTTAAGAAACCTCTCGTGAAACCGTAGTGGCGTGGCGCGATAATACTGTGAGTCATTGAAAAGCTGGCCATGCGTTGATACATAAACTTTTCAATGCATTTTAAAAACACGGAAATAattgaaattggcctgtaattagCGAATTCGTTGACGTCACCGTCCTTGAATAACACGGCTACTCTTTATATCTGAAGTCGTTTGGGGAATGTGCCAATGGAAAACATATGGTTAATCACATGATCTAAGATGGGTGCGATTatattgatatcatatgtacaGGTTGGATCTGGAGGTCATCAGTATCTGTACACATACTATTCCGCAGTGACATGACCTAAGTTACAATTACCAGCACCGTAGTGGGAAACAACAATGCATTATCTATTATTGGAGTCGTGACCTACTTAAGGCAAGTGGGATCGTGCTTACTCTTGAATAATGATGTGAAAGTGTTCGTTAAAGAAATCCGCTAATCGTGTATCTGTTAGTGTCTCGCCTCTATCGGTGATTGATAAAATTGATTCCTCTTGGGGGTCGCCTTGCAGTACGGTATTTACTCATGTCCACATTAGGTGGGGTCTTTTACACACTTCGGGAGAAAAAAGATTGGTCATGTAAATCCGTTTTGCTTCTCGGAGCTGTTTGTTTAGATTGTTTCGGAAATACCTAAAGAAATGTAAGCCAGTTAGGTGCCTCGTTTTCATGAAACGCTGGTAGAGTTTATCCTTTTCTTTCGTACTCTTCAAGTGTCCCCATGTGACCCATGGCTTATGGGCTTTCTGACCTCATTTGCTTAACTTACATGGAAAACTTTGGTCGTACACCGAGTTAGAAACCCTTATGAATTTCGTATAAGCTTCCTCGGGTTCAGTAGAATTTATGACTTGGCTCCAGTCAGCGAGACGCAAATTACAGCAAAATCGTTCCAGTGTACAAGAATTTATCTGCATGTAAATCTTGGCAAGTAGGGGTTTTGATTCGTTAGATGGTTCAGCATACTGCGTTAGAAGATAAATGGGTGAGTGATCGTTTATGTGAGAGCTGATAACGCCAGCGGTATATTGGTAATAAAGACGTCAAGGATGGAGTTGGTTGCACTAGTGTCGGTAGGCTAATTGCGTTGATGTAGTTGTTCGCATGCAAGATTCTACAAAATTCGTTGGGATTTGATGATTGTTGCAAGCAATCGATGTTAATGTCATCCTCCAAGGATCACAGTGCCGGCCATATTGTTAAAATAGCTTAGGAAGGTTGTCAAAAATGTTAAGAAATTGGAAACATTCGCGTTAGGTGGACGATACATTACGCTGTACACTGGAACGCCACTTTTGATGGCGAGGATTTCAAAGTCAGTTGTAATCTTCGAAAGACCCTCCACAATAACACAGCTGATGCTACTTTTCACTAGCATCATAACTCCGCCCCCTCTTTTTAGGCCGTGGTTTAAAAAGTAAGAAGTATATGATGGAATTTACAATACATGTAGCATCatgatacagtgaaagctcgttaattcgaacttcaataattcgaatttatggataattcgaactgtacgatttggtccggccaagctccacagaagtctatgtataaaaaagtccgttaattcgaacgcgagaaggttccctcacggataattcgaactacgctcgcctggcacacggccacagaagcgcgcctactgcctacacacaaggctgtattgcctccgaaacggagaggacggcgagagaaggcaaaatcggaaaaaaatctaaccgacgcggggtcagccagaaggcagcggcggctgccgcctctccgttctacgtaacctccgagacttcttgcccgttgcgaatctcggaggctttgcaaatcttgtacagctgctaatgttgtgcggagatggcacggcaa
This Dermacentor albipictus isolate Rhodes 1998 colony chromosome 1, USDA_Dalb.pri_finalv2, whole genome shotgun sequence DNA region includes the following protein-coding sequences:
- the LOC135897965 gene encoding protein-L-histidine N-pros-methyltransferase — encoded protein: MAHLRPMLHSPLARTLYERLLRDRDLERLDKTQWYSIDAEQLEDEFLRSRFVQCELDAETQAFLDRSTEKSNWLGTQILHAVARLFLGWFLTKTTLNGFLGRGSMFVFSMSQFLRLLRLDADSLNLPFFSSLLDVGAGDGNVTAAIAPLFGQVDVTEKSPSMRRVLGRRGFRVLDAASLRPADGDDDGDQQLYDVVCCLNVLDRCEAPLALLRTLEARLTKPSGRLVLALVLPLSQYVESGKRGAEPLETLNVRGSTLEQQVQSLYKDVMVPAGFTLESWTRLPYLCEGDLEQAYYWLDDVVMVLRAADTYGAGPS